A stretch of the Bacillus anthracis str. Vollum genome encodes the following:
- a CDS encoding CBS domain-containing protein, whose amino-acid sequence MTRVRDVMSTHIVQCTPLDNVYEAAVKMKEESIGLIPVVENEQVVGLVTDRDLVVRGIAEKHPGSNKITNVMTTNIISVAPDDSLEKATELMAQHQIRRLPVVESDQLVGMLALGDLAIRESADDQAGFALSEISEHTE is encoded by the coding sequence ATGACACGAGTGAGAGACGTTATGAGTACTCATATTGTACAGTGTACACCGCTAGATAATGTATATGAGGCTGCTGTAAAGATGAAAGAAGAATCAATTGGATTGATTCCGGTTGTTGAAAATGAGCAAGTTGTTGGGCTTGTTACGGACCGAGATTTAGTTGTTCGAGGAATTGCTGAGAAACATCCTGGATCTAATAAAATTACAAATGTAATGACAACAAACATTATTTCAGTTGCTCCAGATGATTCTCTTGAAAAAGCTACAGAGTTAATGGCCCAGCATCAAATTAGACGATTACCAGTCGTTGAGAGTGATCAACTTGTTGGGATGTTAGCGCTAGGTGATTTAGCTATAAGAGAATCAGCAGATGATCAAGCTGGATTTGCTTTAAGTGAAATCTCGGAGCATACGGAATAA